Proteins from a single region of Polyangium spumosum:
- a CDS encoding dienelactone hydrolase family protein: MRFVRIDGLLRSARVFFAGLTVFAAGCGGAPAPEPGAPTPANTTPATVQTSPSEGMQGTLSEEAFKALHQLSAEKAPPPRGERVAIDGTSGYLSLPRGKTAPLPGILVIHEWWGLNEHIQHWTDRLAEDGYAALAVDLYGGKVAKTPDEAMATMKSVDNKKALATLVAAHDFLEKDPRVQATRTGVIGWCFGGAWSLQFAMHEPDLDAAVIYYGHLVTDPNELKPIKAEILGIFGNKDKAIPPEDVNAFDAALGQAGVTRTVHRYDADHAFANPSQQSRYDEKSAADAWEKVRVFLRRKLAEQK; the protein is encoded by the coding sequence ATGAGGTTCGTCCGAATCGATGGTCTTCTCCGCTCTGCCCGCGTGTTTTTCGCGGGCCTCACCGTGTTCGCCGCGGGTTGCGGCGGCGCGCCTGCGCCCGAGCCCGGCGCGCCCACGCCGGCGAACACCACGCCCGCGACGGTCCAGACGTCCCCGTCCGAGGGCATGCAGGGCACGCTCTCCGAGGAGGCCTTCAAGGCGCTGCACCAGCTCAGCGCCGAGAAGGCCCCGCCGCCGCGCGGCGAGCGCGTCGCGATCGACGGCACGAGCGGCTACCTCAGCCTGCCCAGGGGGAAAACCGCGCCGCTGCCGGGCATCCTCGTGATCCACGAATGGTGGGGCCTGAACGAGCACATCCAGCACTGGACCGACCGCCTCGCGGAGGACGGGTATGCCGCGCTCGCCGTGGATCTTTATGGCGGGAAGGTCGCGAAGACGCCCGACGAGGCGATGGCCACGATGAAGAGCGTCGACAACAAAAAGGCGCTCGCCACGCTCGTCGCCGCGCACGATTTCCTGGAGAAGGATCCGCGCGTCCAGGCGACGCGCACCGGCGTGATCGGCTGGTGCTTCGGCGGCGCCTGGTCGCTCCAGTTCGCCATGCACGAGCCCGACCTCGACGCGGCCGTGATTTATTATGGCCACCTCGTCACGGATCCGAACGAGCTGAAGCCGATCAAGGCCGAGATCCTCGGCATTTTCGGGAACAAGGACAAGGCGATCCCACCCGAGGACGTGAACGCCTTCGACGCGGCGCTCGGGCAGGCCGGCGTCACGCGCACCGTCCACCGCTACGACGCCGACCACGCCTTCGCGAACCCCTCGCAACAATCACGGTACGACGAGAAGAGCGCGGCCGACGCCTGGGAGAAGGTGCGCGTGTTCTTGCGGCGGAAGCTCGCCGAGCAGAAATGA
- a CDS encoding Ig-like domain-containing protein → MRYRRTLALLVPFALAACGSEADPSNPAALSPASLALELARQDGPAPHPIEVTVRVTSSDGKPVPGLAVEITAEGGTADAAEDVGDGTYRATVKPSIAAGDAGEVVVRAKVADLSAERTAVVLPFVGAAWGQPERVPGLVNTAGTEDSAEVSPDGQWLIVSTYSPADLLCCIGGKDLPGCTGEAASPAATECNTTRGPYAAPERPDMPGAGRILSPTEIDHTIPELGVAQALFALPPVAAYGFRKQPDGSFAEPFVIAIDMNGFTYSPFGFTFLGAPEGGAAPVLFAFDPLHGPDTAPDLYHADITLGAPVSLGKYSFVNNFLIADPFPATQLPLTPMEPFQSNPAFGHGHVWFDTEGPVEKDIFVARPSGAFPGASFSETVVAAISEPDVEEFQPFVDEASSLLYFSRGFRDIAASAYSGGDPALPASFGDPVVALGLDAPPDGPGDIVGIGEPSLARTAEGEQWLYFVYYVRREGHYDGSVGRVKKR, encoded by the coding sequence ATGCGATACCGACGGACTCTCGCGCTCCTCGTCCCTTTCGCCCTCGCCGCCTGCGGTTCGGAGGCGGATCCCTCGAACCCCGCGGCCCTTTCGCCCGCGTCGCTCGCCCTCGAGCTCGCGCGGCAGGACGGGCCCGCGCCGCATCCCATCGAGGTCACCGTGCGCGTGACGTCGAGCGACGGCAAACCCGTGCCCGGGCTCGCGGTGGAAATCACGGCCGAGGGGGGTACGGCGGACGCGGCCGAAGACGTCGGGGATGGCACGTACCGGGCCACCGTGAAACCCTCGATCGCCGCGGGGGACGCGGGGGAAGTGGTGGTGCGCGCGAAGGTCGCGGATCTCTCGGCCGAGAGGACGGCGGTCGTCTTGCCCTTCGTGGGCGCGGCGTGGGGCCAGCCGGAGCGGGTCCCCGGGCTCGTCAATACCGCGGGCACGGAGGACTCGGCGGAGGTGAGCCCGGACGGGCAATGGCTGATCGTGAGCACGTATTCGCCAGCCGACCTGCTCTGCTGCATCGGCGGGAAAGATCTGCCCGGCTGCACGGGCGAGGCCGCGAGTCCGGCCGCGACCGAATGTAATACGACGCGCGGCCCGTACGCCGCTCCCGAGCGGCCCGACATGCCCGGCGCCGGACGGATCCTCTCGCCGACCGAGATCGACCACACCATCCCCGAGCTCGGCGTCGCGCAGGCGCTCTTCGCCTTGCCGCCCGTGGCCGCGTATGGATTCCGCAAGCAGCCGGACGGGTCGTTCGCCGAGCCTTTCGTGATCGCCATCGACATGAATGGCTTCACGTATTCGCCGTTCGGGTTCACCTTCCTCGGCGCGCCGGAGGGCGGCGCGGCGCCCGTGCTCTTCGCGTTCGACCCGCTGCACGGCCCGGACACGGCGCCCGATCTTTATCACGCGGACATCACGCTCGGCGCGCCCGTGAGCCTCGGGAAGTATTCGTTCGTGAACAACTTCCTGATCGCCGATCCCTTCCCCGCGACGCAGCTCCCGCTCACGCCGATGGAGCCCTTTCAATCGAATCCCGCGTTTGGTCACGGCCACGTCTGGTTCGACACCGAGGGGCCGGTGGAAAAGGACATCTTCGTGGCCAGGCCCTCGGGCGCCTTCCCGGGGGCTTCGTTCTCCGAGACGGTCGTCGCGGCGATCAGCGAGCCCGACGTCGAGGAGTTCCAGCCCTTCGTGGACGAGGCCAGTTCGCTCCTCTATTTCTCGCGCGGCTTCCGCGACATCGCGGCGAGCGCGTATTCGGGTGGCGATCCGGCGCTCCCGGCCTCGTTCGGGGATCCCGTGGTCGCGCTCGGGCTCGACGCGCCCCCCGACGGGCCGGGCGACATCGTGGGCATCGGAGAGCCGAGCCTGGCCCGTACGGCGGAAGGCGAGCAGTGGCTCTATTTCGTGTATTACGTCCGGAGGGAAGGCCACTACGACGGCTCGGTCGGGCGCGTCAAGAAACGCTAG
- a CDS encoding YCF48-related protein produces MLAGKCAFIGIVLSTIALSSCRPEPRESEDVLSLEPTKALCGPGLVRRGDACEAPLWAEIAPLPASARRMSDVADVDGREAWIVGRGGLVLHSDDGGERFERVDLGTREDLAFVWADEAAIVVTSARRAWVSLDKGRTFEPSPEAPAELTRCLRFSGRVVCGSAQGGLYHFELGAAAFEHAPLDPGRTIVQAGPGYLVVATETGSTTRIRATEAPDLDAFHGDTVLPGGYPGYVDSLWVSRRELLACVMAEDTDVGGMVIHCSTSRGSAFEARGSIAPECARGPQIEGGSGSFHVMTHCNTVDMPTTFEVWTSRDGGETFTRGTWGAEFESSWRGANRMSFGTPNHGLLLTHRLLRSTDGARSSEPIEENALAADWPGGLNENKALLFPTKARGYVIAMQNTTAVFRYRLHRTDDGLHFDEGRDLDAFTDEGIPTPVMAAHGDRLWLALPSEFVKRTFLRSEDGGRTFLPDGFPGQGQPVAAVALGPGGLGFVATTRGAVNTRALYRSTDGGATFDAVTLPAGTFVRDLRVLDLQRVVAVGENGLILTSDDAGQSFTSRRGGRPDEEKLLTVDFAPQSRVGWAGGVTSAGQPLLLRTEDGGETWAASSLEGGSSGAIVEVAAATPSRASAVVEAPGGSRSLVMTNDGGQSWSPREFPGGDELRKIARLPDGETTFALGAHGLYRSSTP; encoded by the coding sequence ATGCTCGCCGGAAAATGCGCGTTTATCGGGATCGTCCTTTCGACGATCGCGCTCTCGTCCTGCCGGCCCGAGCCCCGGGAATCCGAGGACGTCCTGTCGCTCGAGCCCACGAAGGCCCTCTGCGGCCCGGGGCTCGTGCGGCGCGGCGACGCCTGCGAAGCGCCTCTCTGGGCGGAGATCGCGCCGCTGCCCGCGAGCGCGCGGCGCATGAGCGACGTCGCGGACGTGGACGGGCGCGAGGCGTGGATCGTGGGCCGAGGCGGGCTCGTATTGCACAGCGATGACGGCGGCGAGCGCTTCGAGCGCGTCGATCTCGGCACCCGCGAGGACCTCGCGTTCGTGTGGGCGGACGAGGCGGCGATCGTCGTGACGTCCGCGCGGCGCGCGTGGGTTTCTCTCGACAAAGGGAGGACGTTCGAGCCTTCGCCCGAGGCGCCGGCCGAGCTCACGCGTTGCCTCCGCTTCTCCGGCCGCGTGGTCTGCGGCTCGGCGCAAGGCGGCCTGTACCATTTCGAGCTCGGCGCCGCGGCGTTCGAACACGCGCCGCTCGATCCGGGGCGCACGATCGTGCAAGCCGGCCCCGGGTATCTCGTCGTCGCGACCGAGACTGGATCGACGACGCGAATCCGCGCGACGGAAGCCCCCGACCTCGACGCCTTTCACGGAGATACGGTCTTGCCGGGCGGCTACCCCGGCTACGTGGATTCCTTGTGGGTGTCGCGCCGCGAGCTCCTCGCCTGCGTGATGGCCGAGGACACGGACGTCGGCGGGATGGTTATTCATTGCTCGACGTCGCGGGGGAGCGCGTTCGAGGCGCGAGGCTCGATCGCGCCGGAATGCGCGCGGGGGCCGCAGATCGAGGGTGGATCCGGCTCCTTTCACGTGATGACGCATTGCAACACCGTCGACATGCCGACCACCTTCGAGGTCTGGACGTCGCGCGACGGCGGCGAGACGTTCACGCGCGGCACCTGGGGCGCCGAGTTCGAGAGCTCATGGCGCGGCGCGAACCGCATGAGCTTCGGGACCCCGAACCACGGCCTCTTGCTCACGCACAGGCTGCTCCGCTCGACCGACGGCGCGCGGAGCTCGGAGCCGATCGAAGAAAACGCCCTCGCGGCCGATTGGCCCGGCGGCCTGAACGAAAACAAGGCCTTGCTCTTCCCCACGAAGGCGCGCGGGTACGTGATCGCCATGCAGAACACGACCGCGGTCTTCCGATATCGGCTCCACCGCACGGACGACGGGCTTCATTTCGACGAGGGGCGTGATCTCGACGCGTTCACGGACGAAGGGATCCCGACGCCCGTCATGGCGGCGCACGGAGATCGGCTGTGGCTCGCGCTGCCGAGCGAATTCGTGAAGCGGACGTTCCTGCGCAGCGAGGACGGCGGCCGGACCTTCCTGCCCGATGGTTTTCCCGGACAAGGGCAGCCGGTCGCGGCGGTCGCGCTCGGGCCGGGCGGCCTCGGGTTCGTCGCGACCACGCGCGGGGCGGTGAATACACGCGCGCTCTACCGGTCGACGGACGGCGGCGCGACGTTCGACGCGGTGACATTGCCGGCCGGGACGTTCGTGCGCGACCTGCGTGTCCTCGATTTGCAACGCGTCGTCGCCGTCGGCGAGAACGGCCTCATTCTGACGAGCGACGACGCGGGGCAATCGTTCACGAGCCGCCGCGGGGGGAGGCCGGACGAGGAGAAGCTCCTCACGGTCGATTTCGCGCCCCAAAGCCGCGTGGGCTGGGCCGGCGGCGTCACGAGCGCGGGGCAGCCGCTCTTGCTTCGCACCGAGGACGGGGGAGAGACCTGGGCCGCGTCATCGCTCGAGGGAGGGTCGAGCGGCGCCATCGTCGAGGTCGCGGCCGCGACGCCGTCCCGCGCGAGCGCCGTCGTCGAGGCCCCAGGCGGCTCACGTTCCCTCGTCATGACAAACGACGGTGGGCAATCGTGGTCGCCGCGCGAGTTTCCCGGCGGCGACGAGCTCCGCAAGATTGCGCGGCTCCCGGACGGCGAGACGACATTCGCGCTCGGGGCGCACGGCCTTTATCGCAGCAGCACGCCCTGA